The Engystomops pustulosus chromosome 2, aEngPut4.maternal, whole genome shotgun sequence genomic interval ATCACGTTTATGTTGGATTTTTATCCACTATCCACACAAGATAGAGGGTAACAATCTGATTGTCTGACCACTGGGATTGTGGCAACGTGGTACAAACAGTCCGACCTCTTCCCATCAGATTTTCAATCTCTTACTGTTTAGTGTACACAGCAACCTCGCAGACCTATGCATCTccacggtaacagactacaagtaAACACTCCTGTAGTCAGGTTGagaaataataaaactttaccaCCGTCACCTAATTCTTCATAGCATAAAAAAGCTCCCAccgttttgtgtatacagctcccatgcAAACCCTGTGTATTCTAATCCTGttgttcttcttttttcataactCTGCAGAGGAGCTGTGTACTGCGCATAAAATGTGATGAAATTGTATAACCACTAAATATTGGGGGCTGGAGTATGACtacaggaccagactacacagggtttatATGTTGTCTGTCaccatagttacagactacatAGAAATTAGACTGCAGCATCAGACAACacaatgtatctatgtagtctgtaaccatggtggCAGACTACATataaaccctgtgtagtctgatgctgCAGTCTCATGTCTGTTATCTTTTTTTGCCTACATAAAATTTGTAGGTAAGAAGAAACAGAGAACTAATAATACAAAAGTCTCCTGGCGCTTTCTGTTCACAGCTGCAAAGCAGACCCCAAAAACTGAGACACCCACCCCACCCCCGCCATCTTAGGCCCCCTACCAAATCTTACCTGACAAGAATCAACTCCTCCAGAGAGGAATCCAGCGCAGATCATGTTGGAGGTGATGACCCCATTGTAAACAGAAGGAGCATTGCACACAGAAGAGGTGATTAGAGGGACGGATGCCGCCATCAGGGTATTAGAGGTGGAGCCtaaggggaaaatacacaatagATACAAGATATCAGAGAAGAGAGGCAGTATTATGTGTAttgtacattacttatcctgtattatactccagagctgcactcactattctgctgctggtgcagtcactgtgtacatacatgacattacttatcctgtactgatcctgagttacatcctgtattataccccagagctgcactcactattctgctgctggtgcagtcactgtgtacatacatgacattacttatcctgtactgatcctgagttacatcctgtattataccccagagctgcactcactattctgctgctggtgcagtcactgtgtacatacatgacattacttatcctgtactgatcctgagttacatcctgtattatactccagagctgcactcactattctgctgctggtgcagtcactgtgtatatacatgacattacttatcctgtactgatcctgagttacatcctgtattataccccagagctgcactcactattctgctggtggtgcagtcactgtgtacatacatgacattacttatcctgtactgatcctgagttacatcctgtattataccccagagctgcactcactattctgctgctggtgcagtcactgtctacatacatgacattacttatcctgtactgatcctgagttacatcctgtattatactccagagctgcactcactattctgctgctggtgcagtcactgtgtacatacatgacattacttatcctgtactgatcctgagttacatcctgtattatactccagagctgcactcactattctgctgctggtgcagtcactgtgtacatacatgacattacttatcctgtactgatcctgaattacatcctgtattataccccagagctgcactcactattctgctactggtgcagtcactgtgtacatacatgacattacttatcctgtactgatcctgagttacatccagtattataccccagggctgcactcactattttttGCCTAACATAAACATTTCTCCTTACCTCCTTGGTATGTATACCCCCATCCTGAGATCCAGCAGGGCTGTGTGTCTGTCCATGGCATCCCAGCATTTGGCAGGCAGACAGGTTTTATGTTACTACCTGTAAAGAAAATAAAGTTGCATATAccgtacttaaaggaaacctcacatttgatttgatgcattatgaagcaaacatacattgagaatgctgtagctacactgatgcagaaacatatcttgtttaatccctaaggtgagtgtttttttttcaaaaatcaattgactctgttgctcctgtggctgccccggtgcttctcctcttaccctaattatgcaccgctccagccttgtcctgcccaacaTAAGccgagaatgatgtaatcactgtgttgtccttgacaggcagaagtaatcaatcactgcaccagctgctgtgtatgagtcatccagctcaggttgattagtgctgtcTGGACAGgccaggaagctccatgtaatgtgtttatgtacggcagcctgTAAgcactgaattttataattgtttttcgtgccaaaccactcggatcagggattaaacaagatatgttcctgcatcagtgtcgctacagcattctcaaggtatgtttggttcacaatgcataaaaccaAACGGTACATTTCCTTTTAAAGGATAAATTCAGCTTCACTGGTGACTATTTTCAGagcatttaaaattaaaaaaagataaaaaattatgaaatgctTTTATTTACAAGGCCAGAGTGTAAATAAGATCATCTCCATGGTcacagactacaaacaatccctgtgtagtctgatcctgcagttaTGTTTCTTTCTATCTGTATCCTACATTTTTTAACCTGCCAAACATAGCAAGAATAGGATTGTGGGATCAGACTACATAGGATTtagttgtagtctgttaccatggagacgcaGATTTTCATGAGAGCTGAAGGCCAATATAGATTGGATCATACTTTcccatttttttctcaaaatctTTAAAGGGTTCATTTACTTTcttgaaatattttataaaagtttaaaatggtgaaaaagtaaatgcccccctccctctcttaccccccccccccctccccgttccCATTCCTCAGCCCCTTACCAGTAAACGATAAGCTGGTCTTCAGCCTCATAAGGGCAATGTCATTATCCTTCGTTTCCGTGTTGTAATTTGGGTGTGAAATAATTTTATCCACCAGAAAGGCCTGACCCCCTAGTTTTTGGGTAGATCCTGCGTAGACCGTCCAGAGGGAGGGGTAGGCGTAATttctaaaacacaaaaacattacACCATCATGGAAGATCTTACCGTGACCGCAACATAGAGCAATCATGTTGTTTTCAGAGAGGTGTAACTTAATGGGATAACTTAGGGGGGTCACTAGGCCGCAGCACTACCCGTTCAGTTGGAATTGTtgggggtcatgtgacctgctttGGCCAATCAGTGACATCTTTAGGAGATTTTGAGGCCTCTTTTTGACCAGTCCCTTGACCTTGGCAAGACCAGAAGACGTCTGTGATGCTGGAACCAGGAGCCATGGCAGGTAAGTACACATGTTCTGGTTATTTAGGGGAAGGGCTCATTAATAAACCCAAAGACTTACCCCTCTACGCAATGCGCCGCAGTCACTATCCAATCAGGAGTGATGATAGACCCTCCGCAGACGTGTGACTGCCGGATCAGCAGACTCACTTGCCATGGCCAGTCCCCACTTCTGGCCGCAGTTCCGCCAACTATCCTGCTGGATGGCACCTGCTTGGTTGATTGACCACAATCTGAAAGAAGACaacaatgtatctatctatgaCTTGGTAATTTGGTGTGATATCCAATGAAAAGATAGAAGAGGTGCTGCTCCTCATGGGTGGGCTTGTGGCTGTGCCAGCCTCCGAGTAGAAGTGTCTGCCCCCTGTGTGCTCAACTACTTAGGCAGAACTCCAGAGGAACATATCTTACACAGGATGAGCAGAAATGCAAAGAGGAGAGGGACAAGATGAGGGGGGTCTATAgggtttaggggggggggggtggcagatgTGAGGACATATTAGACTGACTCACCTATGCACCGAAGCGAGATCACCCTTCCAGATGGACAATAATCCCTTCAAGACAAATGGAGAATGTTAATGTATGGAATtcagaaaatagatagatagttttataggagatagataaatagatagatatgagatggatagataggagatagaaagatagatagatagatagatagatagatagatagatagatagatagatagatatgagatagatagatagataggagatagatagatagatagatagatagatagataggagatagataatttgtatggatatgagatggatagatagataggagatagatagatagatagatagatatgagatagatagatagatatgagatagatagatagatagatagataggagatagatagataggagatagatagatagaaagatatgagatagatagatagatagatagatagatagatagatagatagatagataggagatagatagatagatagatagatagatatgagatagatagataggagatagatagatagatagataggagatagatagatagatagatagatagatagataggagatagatagatagatagatagatagatagatagatagatagatagataggagatagatagatagatagatagatagatagatagatagataggagatagatagatagatagatagatagataggagatagatagataggagatagatagatagatagataggagatagatagatagatagatagatgatttgtATGGATATATAAGTTGTGCCTGCGTACCTTGTCCTAATACTGGTGTGTAACTTGATGAAGGGCACGCTGGTATTTATGCTGGCAAATTCTTTATGATCCGATGGAACATTTtccaaaaaataattataataactgCTGGACCTTAGAGAGGAGAAATATATGTGACACATAAGTAACACCGAAATATACTCATGGGCTTCTGTGCATGGCTGTCACTGTTGTTGGGGcactgctatgggggcactgttatgggggcactgttataagggcattgttatgggggcactgttattggggcattgttatgggggcactgttatgggggcactgttataagggcattgttatgggggcactgttattggggcattgttatgggggcactgttataagggcattgttatgggggcactgttataagggcattgttatgggggcactgttataagggcattgttatgggggcactgttataagggcattgttatgggggcactgttatgggggcactgttattgGGGCATTGTTATAagggcattgttatgggggcactgttataagggcattgttatgggggcactgttataagggcattgttatgggggcactgttattggggcattgttatgggggcactgttataagggcattgttatgggggcactgttataaGGGCAtttttatgggggcactgttataagggcattgttatgggggcactgttataagggcattgttatgggggcactgttattggggcattgttatgggggcactgttataagggcattgttatgggggcactgttatgggggcactgttattgAGGCACTGTTATTgaggcactgttatgggggcactgttatgggggcactattataagggcattgttatgggggcactgttatgggggcactgttataaaggcattgttatgggggcattgttatgggggcactgttatgggggcactgttataaGGGCAtttttatgggggcactgttataagggcattgttatgggggcactgttataagggcattgttatgggggcactgttattggggcattgttatgggggcactgttataagggcattgttatgggggcactgttatgggggcactgttattgAGGCACTGTTATTgaggcactgttatgggggcactgttatgggggcactattataagggcattgttatgggggcactgttatgggggcactgttataaaggcattgttatgggggcactgttatgggggcactgttatgggggcactgttataaaggcattgttatgggggcactgttatgggggcactgttattgGGGCACTATTATAAGGGCATTGTCATAAAGGTACTGTTGTTGGGTTGGTGCATCTAGTATTGTTATGGGGTGGGGGCTCAAACCTTAATCTAACATGAGATTGTGCTGCGGCCCTTAGAAACACTACAAGGCTCAGAGGTCCTGGATGAGTCAGGGCTGTCACCACTTACTTGTAGCCCATGGATCTGCAGACTGTGGGTCCATTGACCGAGTTCCAGTCATCGAAGCAGATGCTGAGCCAGGACGACCTCGCGGGGGAATAGGCTTGTAATATAAAGTTTTGGCCGTACAGTCGCACTGGTAGACAAAAATAATTATCATTAGAGATTTctgacagctgagggtttgttacagttgtgaCAATTTATAACCCTGGAGATTCTATGTGAGTGGTGGAGCACTGTACATGGGCGTCTCCACCAGCACATGTAGTCGTAGTCAGGTGCTGTCATGAGACATGATTGTTGTGGCCTCCCACAGGATAGAACATGTTTTCATGGAAAATCCCCCTCACTAAGGGTAAAAAATAGaatataagaaaaactgaaaaaactgcATCCATAACAACCGGTATGATACAACTGGTGTCTTAAcaatggtgtaaaaaaaaaatactgcatcaATTGCAGCGCCTTGTTAATcaccaaaaaacataaaacagaATCTTCAATAAATTATATTGCACCGATAAAAATCCAATCTATTCtacaaaaaactgctataaaaaaGGCCAAAAAATCGCATGGATCCTGAGAATTATCTTATTTACActcattttaaaatgttaaattgcaattttttttccaattgtctctaaaaaatatataatatcatAAAATAGTGGCGTTAAAAACTACATCTCGTCACACAAAACACAAGACACCAATACAGCTCCATTTATGGAgaaatgaaaaaatggaaaaaagctaCGGATCTTGGCACAAAAGGGAAGAAAATGCCTTTCCCGGTCCATACCGCCCAAAATAGCCAGTCATTAATGGGTTAATATTGTCATTGCTGATTGGATGGTCACAAAGGGGGTCACTCATCTTTTCCTTCCGTTAGTGTTTTTAGCGCCTTTTTGCTgcgtaatggctgttttgcgGCTATTTTACgctttttttggaatgttacgcctcaattGGTCGTGTTTTTTTTTGCGctctatttgtcattacattgcaccTCTTTACAGATGTCTGCGcccgatttattatactattgcccctatatgggcgcaaataaATGCGCAATAACACGCCGGTCCTGACCAGGCTTAataaaggcaatggtatgatttgcgccACAAATTGCGCCTTGTTtaaaatgtgcacaaaaaaaaccctgcaatacaaagagccaaaacgacaaagacaaataagatgcaaaaaataaacttacaacaggcgcaaaaagagctcagagaaggaggaaataagataaatgacccccaaactgTGCAGGGAGACGCCCCCGAATAGCAACACCGTGAGGGCAATTTATTTCATATGTTTACAGATGGAAAAATTAAAGGAGATGATATGTACAGGGGACACTTTAAAAAAGTTTTTGCTCACTGGGGGCAAAAAGTTCACTCTGTATGATAGTAATAATTTCCGCTTTAAAGGGTCGTCCACTCTAAATattccagaaaataattgatattgttttctgTCATTCCACAAGAAGCTTCATAGTTtggttactggtcatgtgatgtcacacaggtgcacggctcgttatatatccctggtcatgtgatgtcacacaggtgcacggctcgttatatatccctggtcatgtgatgtcacacaggtgcacggctcgttatatccctggtcatgtgatgtcacacaggtgcgcggctcgttatatccctggtcatgtgatgtcacacaggtgcacggctcgttatatccctggtcatgtgatgtcacacaggtgcatggctcgttatatccctggtcatgtgatgtcacacaggtgcacggttcgttatatccctggagatgtgaggtcacacaggtgcacggctcgttatatccctggtcatgtgatgtcacacaggtgcacggctcgttatatccctggtcatgtgatgtcacacaggtgcgcggctcgttatatccctggtcatgtgatgtcacacaggtgcacggctcgttatatccctggtcatgtgatgtcacacaggtgcgcagctcgttatatccctggtcatgtgatgtcacacaggtgcgcggctcgttatatccctggtcatgtgatgtcacacaggtgcgcggctcgttatatccctggtcatgtgatgtcacacaggtgcacggttcgttatatccctggagatgtgaggtcacacaggtgcacggctcgttaaatatccctggtcatgtgatgtcacacaggtgcacggctcgatatatccctggtcatgtgatgtcacacaggtgcgcggctcgttatatccctggtcatgtgatgtcacacaggtgcacggctcgttatatccctggtcatgtgatgtcacacaggtgcgcggctcgttatatccctggtcatgtgatgtcacacaggtgcacggttcgttatatccctggagatgtgaggtcacacaggtgcacggctcgttatatccctggtcatgtgatgtcacacaggtgcacatcccattatatatccccagtcatgtgatatCACTCAGGGAGCTATGCACCTCTGTGACACTACATGaccaggtacaggcagtccccgggttacgtacaagatagggtccggaggtttgttcttaagttgaatttgtatgtaagtcgaaactgtatattttataattgtcgatccagacaaaaaaaattttggccccagtgacaattggagtttaaacattttttgctgtaatgggaccaaggattatcaataaagcttcattacagacaccttacagctgatcattgcagcctgggactaaagtaacatccagagagcttcacctgaggtcagaggggtctgtctgtaactatgggttgtctgtaagtcgggtatccttaagtaggggaccgcctgtatattataaaCCGTGCAACTATGTGACATCCCATGGCCAggcatataatgagccatgcacctgtgtgacatcacatggccaggcatATAATgacccatgcacctgtgtgacatcacatgaccagggatataatgagccgtgcacctgtgtgacatcacatgaccagggatataacgagccgtgcacctgtgtgacatcacatgaccatcatATGGCCAGATAATTTTGGCTATGTTATATACATAGTAAATAGATAAGTTATGCAGTCACCACACTTATATTATGTGaggctccatcctcctgctgctgggggCCTTCAGGCTTTACATTTCCAGTGTGGAGTATTAGGGtgatcagggcatgctgggatctGTAGTGTTCATATTGACTCAGGATAACATGGAACTTACCACAATACGACTCATCTTCTCCATTCGGACATTGTGCTGTGCCGTCACACCACTGTGAAGCTCGGACACACGACGATGAGGTGCCGCATTGCTTTTCACACCGTGTGGTCACTACATTGTGAAAAAAGAACAAGAGGAGACATGAAATTTGGAATAATTAATGTTTTATAAAATATGTTTCTAATGAAAGTTTAGTTTTTGTGATGTACATAATAAAATCCTCTTATACTGagaccaccactagagggagctcacaggAAATGTCTTCGTTTCCAAATaaagctccatctagtggtggctgcaggtagtgtaGATTTTATCCTTTCACAATATGACTTGGGGATTAGGGTCATTGCTCAAGTTACATCAACAGATTGAGAATTTTGCAAATTCATTAACGTTCCTGCTCTGATTGCCATAAAAATAAACATAGCCATGAAAAAAACCTTACAGTAATACCAGCAGAGAACCGCAGCGATAATGATGGCCGCTGCCAGGATGATGATTGTGGACACAATACAGATCTTCTTCCTACCTGAAATACAAAGAACAAAGAAAGATGGAAATGCAAGAGGAAACTGTCAATAATCTGCTGGAATTATATCCATTTGttataaaattatatttcaaAATATGTTACATTTCATACAATTTAATATTGTACCTAATGAAACAATAATATCTGctattacattcttgtacatagggggcagtattatagtagttatattcttgtacatagggggcagtattatagtagttatattcctgtacatagggggcagtattatagcagttatattcttgtacataggggcagtattatagtagttatattcttgtacatagggggcagtattatagtagttatattcctgtacatagggggcagtattatagtagttatattcttgtacatagggggcagtattatagtagttatattcctgtacatagggggcagtattatagtagttatattcctgtacatagggggcagtattatagtagttatattcctgtacatagggggcagtattatagtagttatattcctgcacatagggggcagtattatagtagttatattcttgtacataggggcagtattatagtagttatattcttgtacatagggggcagtattatagtagttatattcctgtacatagggagcagtattatagtagttatattcttgtacatagggggcagtattatagtagttatattcttgtacatagggggcagtattatagtagttatattcttgtacatagggggcagcattatagtagttatattcttgtacatagtgggcagtattatagtagttatattcttgtacatagggggcagtattatagtagttatattcctgtacatagggagcagttt includes:
- the TMPRSS2 gene encoding transmembrane protease serine 2, producing the protein MYPNPPPYYDNNGYQPEYNHIYENQIPNNIYQPYPIPPPYVSQVPQYLPQVTPHQSVPANQQTSSRKWISLSRKKICIVSTIIILAAAIIIAAVLCWYYLTTRCEKQCGTSSSCVRASQWCDGTAQCPNGEDESYCVRLYGQNFILQAYSPARSSWLSICFDDWNSVNGPTVCRSMGYKSSSYYNYFLENVPSDHKEFASINTSVPFIKLHTSIRTRDYCPSGRVISLRCIDCGQSTKQVPSSRIVGGTAARSGDWPWQVSLLIRQSHVCGGSIITPDWIVTAAHCVEGNYAYPSLWTVYAGSTQKLGGQAFLVDKIISHPNYNTETKDNDIALMRLKTSLSFTGSNIKPVCLPNAGMPWTDTQPCWISGWGYTYQGGSTSNTLMAASVPLITSSVCNAPSVYNGVITSNMICAGFLSGGVDSCQGDSGGPLVTKTKDLWWLVGDTSWGNGCAQRNKPGVYGNVTVFLEWIYHHMQMYT